CCCGGGCGCCCGCCCCCGCCGGACCCCGCTTCGAACTGGGGCTGCGCGTCCATGACCTGTACGGGCGGCTGGCCGTGGCCCGCCCGCACACCGTCGACGTCGAACTGCGCCACCGGGACGGCGCCGCGCTCCTCACCCGCAGCCTCCCGCTGGCCCACGACGGCTCGACGTGGACCGCGCACCTTTCCCTCGGCCTCAGCGCGCTGGCCGCCCGGGGACGCCGCGACGGCACCGCCGCGCCGCAGGTGTGGGACGTGCGGGTGCGGGTGCACTGCGCGAACGGCGCCTCGTTCCGCACGACCGTACGGGCCGTCGGCAGCGGGCTGCGCCGGACCGTCCTGCCCAGCCTGCGCCACGGAATCCTGCTGGCCCAGCCGTATGCCACGGCCGGCGGCTCCCTCGCGCTGCGGCTGGCGCCCGGTGCGCGCAGCGCGCTGGACATCGCCCGGCGCAGGCTGCGCCGGGCGCGGACCCGCCTCGCCTGCCGCGGGCGCCATGGCCTTCTTCTCGCCCCGCCGCCGCCCTCTGACGACGCCTAGTCCGTGGCGTCCGCACCACCGCTGCGCGGCGGTGTCCTCAATCGCCGGACGGGCTGGTTGTGGCTGAGCCCAGCCCCGACCAAGCCGGTCCGGCGATTGAGGACGCGCCCGCAGGGCGCTCGCCGCCGCAGGCGGCACTCTCAGCCCGCAGCCGACGATCCGTCGGACAGTCTTCCGCATCACCGCCCCCTCTCTCTCTGCGTTGGGCTCCCCGCCCCTACCGGTCGATCTCCTCGAACAGCGCCTCCCACCGGTCCAGCACGGCGGGCAGCGCCAGCGGGGCGACGTGGTCGCGCGCGGCGCGGCCGTAGCGCTCGCGCAGGCCGTCGTCCTCGACCAGCTCCCGCAGGGCCGTGGTGAACGCCGCCGTGTCGCCGGGCGGCACGAGCGTGCCCGTGCGGCCGTGGTCGACCAGCTCGCGCACACCGCCGGACAGCTCGAAGCTCACGCAGGGCACCCCGGCGGCGGACGCCTCCGCGAGCGCCATCGGGCGCCCCTCGCGCTCGCTGGTCAGGGCCACCACGGACAGCTCCCGGTACGCGGCGGCCATGTCCCGCACACTGCCGTGGAAGCGGACCCGGCCCGCGACGCCGAGCCGCTCGGCCTGCGCGCGCAGCTCCGGCTCCAGCGGGCCGTCACCGAACAGGTGCAGCTCCCAGCCGGGCCGGTCGGCGCAGGCCGCGGCGAAGGAGTCGACCAGCCGGTCCAGCCGCTTGACCGGCTCCAGCCGCCCGACCGCGCCGACGCGCCGGGTGTCCAGGGGCGCGGGGGCGGCGGGGGTGAAGGGCACCGGGTTCGGCAGCGCCGTCGCGTTGGGCAGCCGTCGGCGGCGGAAGTCCGCCGCGTCCGGCTCGCTGAGGAACACCGACTTCTCCAGCTCCGGGTAGTGCCGCAGGATCAGCTGGAGGTTCGCGGAGTGACAGGCCTGGAAGAACGACTCGTGGTACTGCCCGATCCCCTTCAGGTGCGACCGCTCGACGGCCTTCAGCCAGACCGCGGCCCAGGGCGAGCCGATGATCACGTAGCCGTCGGGGACTTCCGCGAACCGCCGGGCCAGCCGCGTCCGGGCCAGGTCCCGCTCCCGCCGCTCGGCCCGGGCGTCCCGCAGCCGGGCGGGGTGCAGCCGCTCGGCGAAGGAGGCGGCCCGCCAGGCGGGCGCGGGGGGCGAGGGGTAGAGCGTGGCGTGCCGGTACCCCGGGTCGGTGACGTACGTGTGGGGTTCGGGACTCGGCCGGATCCCGATCAGATCGACGCGGTGCCCGCGCTCGGCGAAGCCCTGGGCGAGGGTGTGCAGCACGCGCTGCGAGCCGCCCATGGAGTCCACGTCGATGCCGACCAGGAAGACATTGCGGAGTGTGCGCGGGCTCACCGGGCCCTCCCTTCTCGTTCCTCCGCGAAGAACAGATCGACGACGGCTTCGCTCGCCCGCCCGGTCTCGTGGGAGTTGAACATCTTCTGGAACCGGCCGTACGCCGCCGCCCACTCCTCCCGCACCGCGCCCAAGTCCTTCAGTGCCCCCGCCAGTTCGTCCGTCGTGGCCAGCATCGGGCCGGGGGCGATG
The window above is part of the Streptomyces syringium genome. Proteins encoded here:
- a CDS encoding glycosyltransferase, with translation MSPRTLRNVFLVGIDVDSMGGSQRVLHTLAQGFAERGHRVDLIGIRPSPEPHTYVTDPGYRHATLYPSPPAPAWRAASFAERLHPARLRDARAERRERDLARTRLARRFAEVPDGYVIIGSPWAAVWLKAVERSHLKGIGQYHESFFQACHSANLQLILRHYPELEKSVFLSEPDAADFRRRRLPNATALPNPVPFTPAAPAPLDTRRVGAVGRLEPVKRLDRLVDSFAAACADRPGWELHLFGDGPLEPELRAQAERLGVAGRVRFHGSVRDMAAAYRELSVVALTSEREGRPMALAEASAAGVPCVSFELSGGVRELVDHGRTGTLVPPGDTAAFTTALRELVEDDGLRERYGRAARDHVAPLALPAVLDRWEALFEEIDR